Genomic DNA from Azospirillum brasilense:
ACTTTTGAATAGCCCAAACGATGACGATGCTGCCGCTCCCGTGGGACATCCCAGGTCCATTCGCCGACATGGCCGTGATGGCGTCACGGCTCAATGCATTGCTCGTCATCATCGATCCAAACGATAACATCGTTTACGCCAGCCAAGATAAAAAGCGCCTATATCCGTTCATCGACTTTTCTGCGCCACAAACCTTCGAATCAATGCTGCGCTCGTCATGGAAACATGGAGCGGATAACGGAATCATCAGCCCACCAGACTTCGAGGCGCAGCTTGCTGATGCACAAATTGCCCGTCGAAGCCCTCGCCTTGAATTCACCCGCCGATTTCCAACCGAATTGATCTGCGCGCACATCCGTCTCGACAACGGGTGGAACGCCCAGTTGCGTGTCGAGCCGGATCGGGCTGGCCTTCGCCAATACTTCTCACGCGACCTTCCGACCTTCGGACTGCTCGAAGCGATCCGGCAAAAGGAATCTGCCGAGCAATGCGCCGCGGCCCTCGACTGCTTGGCATTCGGCATCGCAGTCCTGGGACCTGATAGACGGATCAAGCACAAGAATACCGCCATGACCGATCTCATCAGCCGGTCCGACGGCTTACTGGTGGACGAGTACGGGCGCCTATCAGCGCTTCACGGCGATGACACTGCGGAACTATCGCGTCTCGTGGCGCTTGCCAGCTTGGGCCGCCTCTTAGCGCCGACCGCGGCAACCAGCATTCGAGCTGCAGCAGGAAGGTCGCACATCGTGTCGGTATCGCGAGGCGGTGATTCCGTTGGATCAGCGGTCGTGATGGTCGCGCCGGCCAGTCTTGATGTCGCGGCCGTTTCCGACGTGCTGCACCGAGACTTCAAGCTAACCCCCGCGGAGGCTGAACTGGCCGCCATGATCGGCAACGGCTTCACGAACGACGACGCTGCCAAAGAACTCGGAAAAGCGCCTGGCACCGGGCGCGAGCAAGTCAAAAACATCCTGAAGAAACTGGATGTTGGGGCACTCGCCAACCGCGGTCAGACGGGCCTTGCCCGCTGGGTAGCCGTATTGGGGGCGATCACCGGAGCCGCCCGGTTTCGCGGCAAATCATGAAAAGAGGAAAGAACTGATGGATATCTTGAGCAAGGTCCAGGCGATCAACGCCATGAACCTGGACATTCTGGTCGATGACCTCGTGCGCGGGGGCATACCAAAGGAAGAGGCTGCGGTGGCAGTTGAGCGCTATCGGTCCTTCCTAACTGCTGTGGCCGCCTACCCGACGGAAACCCTCGTCCCGTCGAAACTGGTGGACAAGGTGTGGCACGCCCACATGCTGCGCCCGCGGGTGTATTTCGAGGATTGCATGGTCGCGCTGGGCCAGATCGTGGACCACACTCCAGGAGTCTACGGCACGCCTGCCTATGAGGCCGCCTACGCCATGACGCGCAAGCTCGTCAGCTACGGCCACACGATGCCGGTAGATCCCTACGCGGATCACCCAATGGCCGGCGCCGAGTGCTTCCGCGAGCCGGGCGAAGGCGATGAATGGCCGCTGGTGCGGAGCCGTGCCAGTGCAGCCTGAATGTCGAGGTAGCCCAGGTCGCGGCCAGGCGACCTGGGCGCCTTACCACAGATCATAATGATGAGTTCGGTGATCGGGGTGTGGTTGGCGCCGCTCCCGTTCACCGGCTCAGTCACTCACTTATGGAGCGAGTGATGCGAAAGAATGTGCCCCCGAAATCGAGGGAGCGCAAGGATATGCGCGCGGCAACAGTGTGGCACAAACTAATCGGAAGTGCCGCCCACGCTTAATCGAACTCCAAGTCCACCGCCAAGTGACTGCTCGCCATCACCGATAAATGCGACACCAGCACTCTCCAGCGCGGTCTGCATCCGCTTGATCGAGAGGTCTTCCGTGTTCTTCCCGTTCTCAAAACGGGAGACGGTGTTGACGCCAACCATAGCGGCGGCTGCGAGGTCGCGGACGCTCAAGCGTAGCGCCGCTCGAGCCATCGCGCATTGGCGAGGAGTCATCATGTGGTGAAAATATCACCACAAAGGGGTAGACACAAGCCGAAGGTGGTGGTTACATAATCACCATGTGGGTTTCATAACACCACAACGACAGTGCCGCCACAAATGAAAAGCGCCCAGCTGCGCGAACAGCTGGGCGCCCTATCAGCAGAGCCGCGCGAACGGCTCAACGGTCCCCACCAACCTTGGAAAGCCCATGAAGACCGACCCTCAAAATACCATGATACTCAGCGAGGTGCGCGGTGAAAGTGCACCAGGAGAGCCCCCCCAGGACACCCATGTGCTGATGGTGTCGCGCTCCCCTGCCGATGTTCTTGATCTGCAAGGGCGCTGCGCCGTGCTAGCGGAAACGGGCGGTGACGGAGCCGTCGAGGCCGGTGTAATCGGCGATACGTTCGACTGGCTGTTCGGCATCAGCGATGTAGACCCGCTGGCCGCCTACGGCGAATCGGGCGAGGAAGGTGACAGCGAACAGGCCATCGCATCGGGTGCGAACCCGCCGACTAATGGAAATGTCGCCAGCCGTCTGAAGCTGCTGGAAGACGCCTTTGCCACCACCATCATGACCGGCAACGGGATGATCGCACTGGCGAAGTCACTGGGCACCAGCCTGAAGCAGGCCGAGGCTGATCGGGACGCAATGCGCAATGAAACGATGACTCTATGCGAGGTTGTCAATCGGCTCGTCGGCCAAGCCTGTGCGGCTCATGCGCGAGAAGACGCGCTGCGCGGTGTCCTGCGCTTCGACCCCACGACTTATCCCACGATGGAAGCCGCTGCGGTCGAATGGGCAGGAAAGCTGTCCGTTGATCCGGTTTCGCTGCTGGAAGCGTGCGAGGCCATTGCCGCTGCGGCGCTCAATGGCGAACAGCCGGCACCGGCCCTTCTCCAGCAACGCATCCACGATTGGATGCTCGCCTGCTTCGGCGCCGAGGTCGCCGCCGACAAGCTGGAGCGCAACCACCGCTTCCTGGAGGAGGCGCTGGAGTTGGTACAGGCGTGCGGCTGCAGCCAGGGCGAGGCGCACCAGCTCGTGGACTACGTGTTCGGTCGCCCGGTCGGCGAACTGGCGCAGGAAGTCGGCGGCGTGATGGTGACCCTGGCCGCGCTGTGCCAAGCGCAGGGAATCGACATGGCCGAGGCCGGTGAGACCGAACTGGCCCGCGTGTGGACGAAGGTGGAGGCAATCCGCGCCAAGCAGGCTTCCAAGCCGAAGGGCTCGCCGCTGCCCACCACCAGTGCTGGGGAGGATCGCTGATGCGCTCCACCATGATCGCGTCACTGAACTTGACCTTCCGTGATGCCGTTGATCGGTGCCTGGATCTGATCGCCCAGCAGAACAGCACACCGACCGACACCGAGGAGGGCGAGGCCCGCGCCGATGCCATCGCCGTGCAGTGGCTTCGGTTGGCCGACAAGCTTCTGTCCGCCGTCCCGGTCACCATGGCGGACGGCGCGGCAATCGCCGACCTGCTGTTGGACGACTGCGCCGGCCTGCCGAACGCCGGAGTGCACGGCCCCAAGCTGGCCGCCCTCGTCCACCTCCGGAACTTGCTGGCGCGGCAGGTCGAGCAGCTGGATGACGGCGCTGACTGCGGCCCGTTCCTCGCCGACGTCCGCCGCTGGCTGGAACTTGAAGCGACCATTGGCGCCGAAGGACAAGACGACGCCGACCTGATCGATTCGAGCGAGGAGGCTTACCGTCTAGCCCTGAAGATCGCGGCGTACGATGGGAACCCGACGCTGGCCATGGCTGCCAAGGCGCTGCTGCTCTGGGCCGAACACCCGGTGGCCTGCCACCCAGACAGCAGGCCCGGTGCCCTGCCGTTCCCGCCCCCGGTGTCGGCTGCCCAGAAGGAGGAGGACGCGCTGATCTTCGGGTTGGTCACCGATGCGCTACGGGCGGTGCCGGAGTTGAAGGCGCTGCTGACCGGCGAAGCGGCCGTTGCGAACGAGGCGGACGACTTCGGCGCAGCCATTGCCAGCCTCGCCGACCGGGCCATCCCTCACACCGCGCCTACGGTCCCCACCGCCATCACCGATGCTATGGTGGAGGCGGGTGCCAACGCCGCCGGCTGCTCCCCCGACGCCTTCCGGGCCGGGTTCACGGCGGCGCTCAAGATGATGGAGGCTGCGTGATGTCCATCCTGCTGCAGTTTCACACGGATCGGGGCGCGCCGCGCCCCGTCCACACCGAGATCCACGTCGAGCGCTTAACCCTGCGCGCCGCCGCGGATTGGCAACAGGACATCGCCGCAGAGTGCCGGCGCCGCCGGACGCTCAGCGCCGACCTGTTCGACTGGCTGGAGCGCCGCGGCCTGTTCGACCGCTGCACAGTGCTGGCCGCCATGGAGGCGGAGACGCCGCTGGTGTTCCGCCGGATCGGCGTGCCGACGGTGAAGGTTCTCGGCATGGGCTGGAGCCGGTCCATGATCGGCCAGCCCGAGGCCGCCGACCCGCACGCCGACTACGCCCACCGGATCGGGCTGGAATACGCCGAGGCCATCGGCGCGGGCGAGGCCCTGTTCAACCGGATCGCTGTGACCGGCGTGGGGCGACCCTTCGTCTACACCCAGGCGCTGTTCGGGTGGGAGGACCGCGGGCGGCGGGCCGTGCTGTCGGCCATCGACGTTCATACCATCCACTGAAGTCGAGCCGGGCCGTTCGTCATTGAGCGCCCGGCAGTTGGGCGCCGCCACGGGCATAGATCTGCTGTGGTGTGCAAACCGCATCGAGTTGTACGACGACAGCCCCCGGCTGGCTGTTCAGCCCCATCCAGGCATCGTAGCCCACGATTTCACCCCTCCTGATGTCGCGATAAAGACCGTAGGAGAGATAGCGGACGTCGGACACCGGTATTCGCGCCCCGGCGAGGGATGACGCGACGACCTCGTTGCAAGGGTTTGAACTAAAGCGATCCAGAGCACTCACCGCGCCGGGTTCTGGAGCGGCTTGAGGTGGTGGGCTCAGGTTGGCGCAGGCCGCCATGAGCAATGCCGACGCGACGCTCCCACACCGAACCGCCGCCTTGAAGGATATAGACTTTCCAATCCCTTGTTTCCTCACCGCTCTGCCCTCCACCCACCTAACCTCACTCCTCAGGGGTAACAGGAATGATGCTTCCATGTCCCAGGCGCGTCAGGTCGTGGCCATGTGCTGGATGATCTCCAGGTCCAGCGCGACAGCCGCTCGACTCCACCGCATGAAGTGCAGCGGGAGCCGCCCGACGCCGTTCTGGTGATAGAGGATGCCGGGCCGCTCCTCCAGCCGGCGCCGGCCACCGCCCCGCCCGCTCCACACCGGCACCGTCTCCGGATCGACCAGCCCAACCACCCACTTCGGGTTCCAGCGGGCCAGGGCGACCAGCCGCACCAACTCGCCGAGCCGATGGAACAGGCCGGCACCGCGCCAGTCCGGACGGGTCCAGCCGGCGACGATCCAGGCCACCGCCCCGCTGGTGTCGTGGGCGGCCTCACTGGCGACGAAGGCCCATTCATCCGCCGGCGCCGAGCCGGGATCGTGCAGCGCCGACAGGTCCGCCAGCCGGGCGCCGAAGCTGGAGGCGGAGCAGTCGAGCAGCACCACGGCGTGCGTGGCAACCACCTCCCCTTCGCCGTCGACCAGCCCGAGCCAGAAGGCCGACGCGCTGGAAGGCTTGGGCAGTAGCGGGAACCAGCTGTCGCGGTGCCGGGCGTTCAGCGCCTGCAGGTCCGGCCAGGACTCGCACAGGGTCGGCGTCACGCCGCGAGCGACCAGCTCACGGGACAAGCGGTCACGCGCGGCGCCCAGCGCTGGGGCGAGCGGGCCGGTGCCCAACGACATGGTTTCGACAAGGCGGAAGTCGGGCGCGACGGTGCGCGCCGGGAACATGGCGTTCATGGTGGATTCCTTGGTGACGCGCGGCGCCGCGGTATCGGTGCGAACGCCTTGCTACGGTTGCGTAATTATGAGAGGGATGCCCAAGGCCAGCTCCAGCGCCCGTTCCGTCCGTCCGGACCAGACCGGATCGGCTCCAACCCCAACGGGGGCGCCGGCTGTGGGACAATGGGACCCGTTGAGGGCGGCTGAATGTATGAATCAGCCTGGGGTTCCCGCGGGATCATGGGGCTGGCCGACCGGCTCGCGTTGGTCAGGATCAGGCCACGACAGGGGCCCGGCGGTCGCGCAACGCGCCATAGACCAGCCCAGCCATGCAGAGCAGGTCGGCCGCCAGCCCGAAGGTCGAGCCAGTCAGCAGGTCGTGCGCGACCCAGCAGGCGCCGGCCAGAAGGAACAGGGCGCGCAGCAGGAGGGCCGACCGGCACCAACGCGCCGCGGTGGCGAGAACCATCCCGGTCGCCGCACAGGCCGATGGCCAGCCCGCCCAGGTCGAGGCGGCCAGCACCGCCAGCAGGGGCGCCGTGGCGACGTAGAGAGCCCGGCACCAGCGCGGCCGGTCATCAGGCCAAGCGGTGGCGACCTGCAGGACGGACAGCCCGGAGAGTGCCGCACCGGTCGTGGCACCGATCAGCAGGTAATGCAGCGCGAAGGCCGCGGCGGAGGCGCCCTGCCCGGCCAGCAGAGAGCGGCGACCCGACAGCCAGGGCCAGAGGGCCACCAGGGCGAACCCGGCGGCCCCGGCAAGGTCGGAGAGGTGTGGAACGGTCACGGCGAGTCCCTCACTTCCGCAGCAGCTTGTCCTTCGCCGCGCTGCCGGCGCTGGAGCCGACCCAGTAGGACACCACCGCCGACGCCATGGTGGTCAGGGCGCCGAGCATCAGCGTGGCGTTCTGGTCGATTGCGCCGGCCGGCTGGCTCAGCACTCGGTACAGCACGATGCCGAACGTCACCAGGACGATGGTCGAGACGACCGGCGCTCCCCAGGAGATGCGGCTTCCGGCCTTCGCCAGCTCGACCGTCTGGGCGCGGGCGTCGGCCCGGTCCTCGTTGTCCAGCCGCAGCAGCGCCACGACCTGATCGCCCTGCTGGCGGTACAGCTCGGCCAGCTTCGCCGGATCGGTCTGCGCCGCGGCGACGGCGCGCTCGGCGTCCGCCGGGGTGCTGATCGGGACCCCGGTCACAGCGGAAACGACGGACACCGCGGCCTCGCCGACCTTCTGGGCGGTCTCGCCGGTGCCGAGGGCGGCCTTGGCGACCTCCGGCAGCAGCACCGGGGCCAGGGCGGAGATGATAGGGATGAGCAGTGGCAGCATGGGGATGCCCCTCCTTCGGGCATGAAAAATGCCGCCTCGGCGAGGGCCGGGCGGCTGGGTGAATTTGGGTTGGCGAAGGCTGGAACGGCTGTGTG
This window encodes:
- a CDS encoding glycine-rich domain-containing protein-like produces the protein MDILSKVQAINAMNLDILVDDLVRGGIPKEEAAVAVERYRSFLTAVAAYPTETLVPSKLVDKVWHAHMLRPRVYFEDCMVALGQIVDHTPGVYGTPAYEAAYAMTRKLVSYGHTMPVDPYADHPMAGAECFREPGEGDEWPLVRSRASAA
- a CDS encoding helix-turn-helix domain-containing protein, which encodes MMTPRQCAMARAALRLSVRDLAAAAMVGVNTVSRFENGKNTEDLSIKRMQTALESAGVAFIGDGEQSLGGGLGVRLSVGGTSD
- a CDS encoding YgjV family protein is translated as MTVPHLSDLAGAAGFALVALWPWLSGRRSLLAGQGASAAAFALHYLLIGATTGAALSGLSVLQVATAWPDDRPRWCRALYVATAPLLAVLAASTWAGWPSACAATGMVLATAARWCRSALLLRALFLLAGACWVAHDLLTGSTFGLAADLLCMAGLVYGALRDRRAPVVA
- a CDS encoding helix-turn-helix transcriptional regulator yields the protein MTMLPLPWDIPGPFADMAVMASRLNALLVIIDPNDNIVYASQDKKRLYPFIDFSAPQTFESMLRSSWKHGADNGIISPPDFEAQLADAQIARRSPRLEFTRRFPTELICAHIRLDNGWNAQLRVEPDRAGLRQYFSRDLPTFGLLEAIRQKESAEQCAAALDCLAFGIAVLGPDRRIKHKNTAMTDLISRSDGLLVDEYGRLSALHGDDTAELSRLVALASLGRLLAPTAATSIRAAAGRSHIVSVSRGGDSVGSAVVMVAPASLDVAAVSDVLHRDFKLTPAEAELAAMIGNGFTNDDAAKELGKAPGTGREQVKNILKKLDVGALANRGQTGLARWVAVLGAITGAARFRGKS